A region from the Microbacterium lacus genome encodes:
- a CDS encoding class E sortase: MDAATPVEMGDPPRPPRRRRPTFFGVLGEILITVGIITLLYVGWQMWIGDLIYGAQRNATGRELSEEWAQAAPAPTSEPTASSSASPTPAAVEPVVLPEPADGEVFGIMHIPRFGADYQVPMAGGVSRPVTLDPIGIGHYPGTKMPGEVGNFALAAHRTTYGKPFNRIAELRVGDAIVVETPDGWYTYRFRTLEYVTPTEVEVLSPVPQAPDTPAGSRYITLTSCSPMFAMTERIVAYGVFDSFTPRTAGAPASLTEGATA; encoded by the coding sequence GTGGATGCGGCGACCCCGGTTGAGATGGGGGATCCGCCGCGCCCTCCCCGACGTCGCCGTCCCACGTTCTTCGGTGTCCTCGGCGAGATCCTGATCACCGTCGGCATCATCACGCTCCTGTACGTCGGTTGGCAGATGTGGATCGGCGACCTCATCTACGGCGCTCAGCGCAACGCCACCGGTCGGGAGCTCTCCGAGGAATGGGCGCAGGCCGCGCCCGCGCCGACGTCGGAGCCGACCGCGTCATCGTCGGCGAGTCCCACCCCGGCTGCAGTCGAACCCGTCGTGCTCCCCGAGCCCGCGGACGGCGAGGTCTTCGGCATCATGCACATCCCGAGATTCGGCGCCGACTACCAGGTTCCGATGGCGGGCGGAGTGAGCCGACCGGTGACCCTCGATCCGATCGGCATCGGCCACTACCCGGGAACGAAGATGCCGGGGGAGGTCGGGAACTTCGCGCTCGCCGCGCACCGGACGACGTACGGCAAGCCGTTCAACCGGATCGCCGAGCTCCGCGTCGGTGACGCGATCGTGGTGGAGACGCCGGACGGGTGGTACACCTACCGGTTCCGCACCCTCGAGTACGTCACACCCACCGAGGTCGAGGTGCTCTCCCCCGTGCCGCAGGCACCGGACACCCCCGCCGGATCCCGCTACATCACGCTGACCAGCTGCAGCCCGATGTTCGCCATGACCGAGCGCATCGTGGCGTACGGCGTGTTCGATTCGTTCACCCCCCGTACGGCGGGGGCCCCGGCATCCCTCACGGAAGGCGCGACCGCCTGA
- a CDS encoding anthranilate synthase component II, with amino-acid sequence MRERGQILVVDNHDSFVHTLVGYLRELGAQTRFVEADEIPPDAAATVIAPYRGVLVSPGPGTPADAGASIAVVRAAHDTGTPLLGVCLGHQAIGEAFGAVVDEAPDLMHGMTSRVSHDGSALYAGVPSPFTAGRYHSLAIREDTLPPELAVTSRTEEGVIMGVAHRFAPIVGVQFHPESVLTDGGYRLLGNWLESIGYADAARRGSRLNPLRRAVGQVPLQ; translated from the coding sequence GTGCGTGAGCGCGGGCAGATCCTCGTCGTCGACAACCACGACAGCTTCGTGCACACCCTCGTCGGCTACTTGCGCGAACTGGGGGCGCAGACACGGTTCGTCGAGGCCGATGAGATCCCGCCGGATGCCGCCGCCACCGTGATCGCGCCGTACCGGGGGGTGCTGGTCTCGCCCGGACCCGGCACACCGGCCGATGCGGGCGCCTCGATCGCGGTCGTGCGCGCAGCGCATGACACCGGCACACCGCTCCTCGGCGTGTGCCTCGGACATCAGGCGATCGGGGAGGCGTTCGGCGCCGTCGTCGACGAGGCCCCCGACCTCATGCACGGCATGACTTCGCGGGTGAGCCATGACGGCAGCGCCCTCTACGCGGGGGTGCCGAGCCCGTTCACCGCGGGACGCTATCACTCCCTCGCGATCCGGGAGGACACCCTGCCCCCGGAGCTCGCGGTCACCAGTCGCACCGAGGAGGGCGTCATCATGGGAGTCGCCCACCGCTTCGCCCCCATCGTGGGGGTGCAGTTCCACCCCGAGTCGGTGCTCACGGACGGCGGCTACCGGCTGCTCGGAAACTGGCTCGAATCGATCGGCTACGCGGATGCCGCCCGGCGGGGTTCCCGCTTGAACCCGCTTCGCCGGGCGGTCGGTCAGGTTCCGCTGCAGTAG
- the pknB gene encoding Stk1 family PASTA domain-containing Ser/Thr kinase, translating into MTAEPRVLSGRYRVDELIGRGGMATVFRGYDLTLGRQVAIKLLNRDLADDNSFRTRFRLEAQAASRMAHPTIVRVYDAGEDSETSPDGTVRPVPFIVMELVHGALLKDIVAAGPVPVADAVRYVDGILEALEYSHRAGVVHRDIKPGNVMVTDSGQVKVMDFGIARAVSDSSSTVAETTTILGTAAYFSPEQAKGEPVDARADVYSAGVVLYELLVGRPPFRGESPVAVAYQHVSEAPLAPSEANESVPRSMDTVVLRALAKDPFQRYQDAAAFREALDATIGGKVPSKRAVGALTSELYGPNPKQAAETARSLRQLSTDTTMKRTQAGPPVAWIWAGVAVIAVLLISVLFWVVSIRPGGEVPSSARLVPDVSGMTYERASGEIGDADLTAFRVDEPNADVAIGNVIRTDPVAGSSVSPGQQVRVYVSSGQETTTVPTLEGLSQDAAAAALEAVKLKLGTVTPRNDPGLAAGTIISSDQPAGATLPVGSTVNVVAATGRVVIIDVTGYTLDAATRELEGPDAQLIVITEADPNCAATDPPIVTTQSIPPGEAPVNSEVTLRYCSGT; encoded by the coding sequence GTGACAGCTGAGCCGCGCGTGCTTTCGGGGCGCTATCGCGTCGACGAACTCATCGGTCGTGGTGGCATGGCCACCGTGTTCCGGGGTTACGACCTCACGCTCGGGCGCCAGGTCGCGATCAAGCTGCTCAACCGCGACCTCGCCGACGACAACTCCTTCCGCACCCGGTTCCGCCTCGAGGCGCAGGCCGCCTCGCGCATGGCCCACCCGACGATCGTGCGCGTCTACGACGCCGGTGAAGACAGCGAGACCTCGCCCGACGGCACGGTCCGCCCCGTCCCGTTCATCGTGATGGAGCTCGTCCACGGTGCGCTGCTCAAGGACATCGTCGCGGCCGGCCCGGTGCCCGTGGCCGACGCGGTGCGCTACGTCGACGGCATCCTCGAAGCCCTGGAGTACTCCCACCGCGCGGGCGTCGTGCACCGCGACATCAAGCCGGGCAACGTCATGGTCACCGACTCCGGACAGGTGAAGGTCATGGATTTCGGCATCGCGCGCGCGGTGTCCGATTCGTCGTCGACGGTGGCCGAGACCACCACGATCCTGGGGACGGCCGCCTACTTCTCGCCCGAGCAGGCCAAGGGCGAGCCGGTCGACGCACGCGCCGACGTGTACTCCGCCGGCGTGGTGCTGTACGAGCTCCTCGTCGGACGGCCGCCATTCCGCGGCGAGTCCCCCGTCGCGGTCGCCTATCAGCACGTGAGCGAAGCCCCTCTTGCGCCGTCCGAGGCGAACGAGTCGGTGCCGCGGTCGATGGACACCGTCGTGCTCCGCGCGCTCGCGAAGGATCCGTTCCAGCGCTACCAGGACGCCGCGGCGTTCCGTGAGGCGCTGGATGCGACGATCGGCGGCAAGGTCCCCTCCAAGCGCGCGGTCGGGGCGCTCACGAGCGAGCTGTACGGCCCGAACCCGAAGCAGGCCGCCGAGACCGCCAGGTCGTTGCGTCAGCTCAGCACCGACACGACCATGAAGCGCACGCAGGCCGGCCCCCCGGTCGCCTGGATCTGGGCGGGTGTCGCCGTCATCGCGGTTCTGCTCATCTCGGTGCTGTTCTGGGTCGTCTCTATCCGCCCGGGCGGCGAGGTCCCCTCCAGCGCCCGACTCGTCCCCGACGTCTCCGGCATGACGTACGAACGCGCGAGCGGAGAGATCGGCGACGCCGACCTGACGGCGTTCCGTGTGGACGAGCCGAACGCCGATGTGGCGATCGGCAACGTCATCCGCACCGATCCGGTGGCGGGCTCTTCGGTGAGCCCCGGTCAGCAGGTGCGGGTGTACGTCTCGTCGGGTCAGGAGACGACGACCGTTCCGACGCTGGAAGGACTGTCGCAGGATGCCGCGGCCGCGGCCCTGGAAGCGGTGAAGCTGAAGCTCGGCACCGTGACGCCGCGCAACGACCCCGGACTCGCGGCCGGCACGATCATCTCGTCCGATCAGCCGGCGGGAGCGACGCTTCCGGTCGGAAGCACGGTGAATGTGGTGGCCGCGACCGGCCGCGTCGTGATCATCGACGTCACCGGGTACACGCTCGACGCGGCGACCCGCGAGCTCGAGGGCCCGGACGCCCAGCTCATCGTCATCACGGAGGCGGACCCGAACTGCGCGGCGACGGACCCGCCCATCGTCACGACGCAGTCGATCCCCCCGGGCGAGGCACCGGTGAATTCGGAAGTGACCCTGCGCTACTGCAGCGGAACCTGA
- a CDS encoding serine/threonine-protein kinase — protein MRPTQGVTFGGRYELDSRIAIGGMGEVWEATDHVIGRTVAIKILKDEYMGDPGFLERFRAEARHAALVNHEGIASVFDYGEEAGSAFLVMELVPGEALSTILERDGSLSTDKTLDIVAQTSAALQAAHAAGLVHRDIKPGNLLITPDGRVKITDFGIARIADQVPLTATGQVMGTVQYLSPEQASGHPASPATDTYSLGIVAYECLAGKRPFTGESQVAIAMAQINEQPPPLPPTVAVPVQNLVMAMIAKKPEDRPASAAAVARAATALRRGDLAAAAAAVPAIATGVAVGDDMTQLLTPAGATGAATRILPAADAVEEGVEEKKKRSPWTWPLIALIVLLLLVLGGTIWAFVANQEPTPDPTTSSSTPTPTPTPTPTPTTSTISVDGLGLEGMDCTEASAKAKAAGIEAVDCVAGDPAPTAEQVNTVYRVSPTGNIPPSQLLTLTFYGDQTAMPQPSAPSIAGTVEAGASTQVSWSGYTCPSGTGAVSAYNFTATNATFASTGQSTATFGPNERAGEVLADNNPGATVIVTYSVTCSGGAAGQRDSGASGEATSQIQAASTPAPTTTP, from the coding sequence ATGAGACCGACGCAGGGAGTGACCTTCGGAGGCCGGTACGAGCTGGACTCGCGGATCGCCATCGGCGGGATGGGCGAAGTGTGGGAGGCCACCGACCACGTCATCGGCCGCACCGTCGCGATCAAGATCCTCAAAGACGAGTACATGGGCGACCCGGGCTTCCTCGAGCGCTTCCGCGCCGAGGCCCGCCACGCGGCACTCGTGAACCACGAGGGCATCGCGAGCGTTTTCGACTACGGCGAGGAGGCGGGCAGCGCGTTCCTCGTGATGGAGCTCGTGCCCGGCGAGGCGCTGTCCACCATCCTCGAGAGGGACGGATCGCTCTCCACGGACAAGACGCTCGACATCGTCGCGCAGACCTCCGCCGCCCTGCAGGCCGCCCACGCCGCGGGACTCGTGCACCGGGACATCAAGCCCGGCAATCTCCTCATCACGCCCGACGGGCGCGTCAAGATCACCGACTTCGGGATCGCGCGCATCGCCGACCAGGTTCCGCTGACGGCGACCGGCCAGGTGATGGGCACGGTGCAGTACCTCTCGCCGGAGCAGGCCTCCGGCCACCCGGCATCCCCCGCCACCGACACGTATTCGCTCGGCATCGTCGCGTACGAGTGCCTCGCCGGCAAGCGGCCCTTCACGGGCGAGTCGCAGGTCGCGATCGCGATGGCGCAGATCAACGAACAGCCTCCGCCGCTGCCGCCGACCGTCGCGGTCCCGGTGCAGAACCTCGTGATGGCGATGATCGCCAAGAAGCCCGAGGACCGTCCGGCATCGGCCGCCGCCGTCGCCCGCGCGGCCACGGCGCTCCGTCGCGGCGATCTCGCGGCCGCGGCCGCCGCGGTCCCCGCGATCGCGACCGGCGTCGCCGTCGGCGACGACATGACGCAGCTCCTCACCCCGGCGGGCGCGACCGGCGCCGCCACCCGGATCCTCCCGGCAGCGGATGCCGTGGAGGAGGGTGTCGAGGAGAAGAAGAAGCGCAGCCCGTGGACCTGGCCGCTCATCGCCCTCATCGTCCTGCTTCTGCTCGTCCTCGGCGGCACGATCTGGGCATTCGTGGCGAATCAGGAGCCGACGCCGGATCCGACGACGTCCTCGAGCACACCGACCCCGACGCCGACCCCGACGCCCACCCCGACGACGTCGACGATCTCGGTGGACGGTCTGGGCCTCGAGGGCATGGACTGCACGGAGGCCTCCGCGAAGGCGAAGGCCGCGGGAATCGAGGCCGTCGACTGCGTCGCGGGAGACCCCGCGCCCACGGCCGAGCAGGTCAACACGGTCTACCGCGTCAGCCCGACCGGCAACATCCCGCCCTCGCAGCTGCTCACCCTGACCTTCTACGGCGACCAGACTGCGATGCCCCAGCCCTCCGCCCCGTCGATCGCCGGGACGGTCGAGGCCGGCGCGAGCACCCAGGTGTCGTGGAGCGGCTACACGTGCCCGTCCGGAACCGGAGCGGTGAGCGCCTACAACTTCACCGCCACGAACGCGACGTTCGCGAGCACGGGGCAGTCCACCGCGACCTTCGGACCCAACGAGCGCGCGGGCGAGGTGCTGGCCGACAACAATCCGGGAGCGACCGTCATCGTGACCTACTCGGTGACCTGCTCCGGCGGCGCTGCGGGTCAGCGCGACTCGGGTGCATCCGGTGAGGCGACCTCTCAGATACAGGCCGCGTCCACACCGGCCCCGACGACGACCCCGTAG